The Fortiea contorta PCC 7126 genome has a segment encoding these proteins:
- a CDS encoding PIN/TRAM domain-containing protein, whose product MLDAIIIFSFILAASGIGFYSIELLPDSTVAGVTNLDALRLVFAVFAAIIGGAVGLRFQTTYRRLEAQVREMPLEVILTRAIGLVIGLLVANLMLAPLFLLPIPADFSFIKPLVAVVGSIMLSVTGMNLADTHGRGLLRLINPNPVETMVVEGTLKPANTKVLDTSCIIDGRIEALLETGFLEGQIIVPQFILQELQQVADASKDQKRVRGRRGLEILNRIREAYPDRILINPIDYEDTPTVDAKLVRFAQEISGTLLTNDYNLSKVASVQKVPVLNVNDLVNAVRPTYLPGDNLDLKILKEGKEPSQGIGYLDDGTMVVVEEGSSYVGGELRVVVTSALQTTAGRMIFAKPQASAIA is encoded by the coding sequence ATGTTAGACGCAATTATAATTTTTTCATTCATCCTAGCAGCGTCAGGAATAGGGTTTTACAGCATAGAACTGTTGCCAGACAGCACAGTCGCTGGTGTGACAAACCTCGATGCCTTACGCCTAGTATTTGCCGTGTTTGCTGCCATTATTGGCGGTGCAGTCGGGCTGAGATTCCAAACAACATATCGCCGTCTAGAAGCACAAGTCCGCGAAATGCCACTGGAAGTAATTTTAACGCGAGCGATCGGCTTAGTCATTGGGCTGTTAGTAGCCAACTTGATGTTAGCACCGTTATTTTTGTTACCCATTCCCGCCGACTTTAGTTTCATCAAGCCCTTAGTGGCAGTCGTTGGTAGTATCATGCTATCTGTGACTGGCATGAATTTAGCCGACACCCACGGTAGAGGGTTGCTACGGTTAATCAATCCCAACCCCGTAGAAACCATGGTAGTGGAGGGCACACTCAAGCCTGCAAATACCAAAGTTTTAGACACCAGCTGCATCATCGATGGTCGAATTGAAGCGCTTCTAGAAACAGGATTTTTAGAAGGGCAAATCATCGTCCCTCAGTTTATTTTACAAGAATTGCAACAAGTCGCAGATGCCAGCAAAGACCAAAAACGAGTCAGGGGGAGACGAGGTTTAGAGATTCTCAATCGCATTCGGGAAGCTTACCCCGATCGCATTCTCATCAACCCCATTGACTACGAAGATACCCCCACCGTAGACGCAAAATTAGTCCGTTTTGCTCAAGAGATTAGCGGAACTCTGCTCACCAATGACTACAACTTGTCGAAAGTCGCCAGTGTACAGAAAGTCCCAGTCTTAAACGTCAACGATTTAGTCAACGCCGTTCGTCCTACCTACCTACCCGGCGATAACCTGGATTTGAAAATTCTCAAAGAAGGTAAAGAACCCAGCCAGGGGATTGGTTACTTAGACGACGGGACAATGGTTGTCGTGGAAGAAGGTAGCAGTTATGTGGGAGGGGAATTGCGAGTAGTAGTTACCAGCGCCCTACAAACCACCGCAGGCCGAATGATCTTCGCTAAACCCCAAGCTTCAGCGATCGCCTGA
- the hemW gene encoding radical SAM family heme chaperone HemW → MDQKVNVFNVPSSAYVHIPFCRRRCFYCDFPVSVVGDRLRGETSGTISQYVEVLCNEIAIAPTFGQPLKTIFFGGGTPSLLSTAQLEKILTVLKQRLGIVPGAEISMEIDPGTFDLAHIKGYRSLGVNRVSFGVQAFQAELLKIAGRSHSIADIFAALELIRQVEIPEFSIDLISGLPHQSLDQWQYSLAKAVDIAPTHISIYDLTIEPGTAFGRYYQPGALPLPTDETTVKMYEMGQQILTGAGYQHYEISNYAQPGHQCQHNRVYWENRPYYGFGMGAASYVEGKRFTRPRKTQEYYQWVKAGCVIDCDVTPPQEVLLETLMLGLRLAEGVSLSSLTAEFGAEKVAEIQRCLRSHFERGWMEVAQGRLRFTDPQGFLFSNVVLAELFAQFGS, encoded by the coding sequence ATGGATCAAAAAGTTAATGTTTTTAATGTTCCTAGTTCTGCTTATGTGCATATCCCGTTTTGTCGGCGCAGGTGTTTTTATTGTGATTTTCCGGTGTCTGTGGTGGGCGATCGCTTGCGGGGTGAAACTTCCGGGACTATTTCCCAATATGTGGAAGTGTTATGTAACGAAATTGCGATCGCACCAACTTTTGGTCAACCTTTAAAAACGATTTTTTTTGGTGGGGGTACACCTTCGCTACTATCAACGGCGCAGTTAGAAAAGATACTCACAGTTTTAAAGCAGCGGTTGGGAATTGTGCCTGGGGCAGAAATTTCTATGGAAATTGACCCTGGTACGTTTGATTTAGCACATATAAAAGGCTACCGTAGCCTTGGTGTCAATCGTGTTAGTTTCGGTGTCCAAGCGTTTCAAGCAGAGTTGTTAAAAATTGCGGGGCGATCGCACTCAATTGCAGATATTTTTGCAGCTTTGGAATTAATCCGCCAGGTCGAGATTCCCGAATTCAGTATAGACTTAATTTCTGGTTTACCGCATCAGTCTTTGGATCAGTGGCAATATTCTCTAGCAAAAGCTGTAGATATCGCACCGACTCATATTTCTATTTATGATTTAACAATCGAGCCGGGAACTGCTTTTGGTCGTTATTATCAACCCGGTGCTCTGCCATTGCCAACGGACGAAACGACTGTGAAAATGTATGAAATGGGACAGCAAATCTTAACTGGCGCAGGTTATCAGCATTATGAAATTTCCAACTACGCCCAGCCAGGACATCAGTGTCAGCATAATCGAGTTTACTGGGAAAATCGCCCCTATTATGGCTTTGGTATGGGTGCGGCGAGTTATGTGGAGGGAAAACGCTTTACTCGTCCCCGGAAAACCCAGGAGTATTATCAGTGGGTCAAAGCTGGATGTGTGATTGATTGTGATGTCACACCACCACAAGAGGTATTATTAGAAACATTGATGCTGGGGTTGCGTTTAGCTGAGGGTGTGAGTTTGTCGAGTTTAACCGCAGAGTTTGGTGCAGAAAAAGTTGCAGAAATTCAGCGATGTTTGCGATCGCATTTTGAGCGAGGTTGGATGGAAGTTGCACAAGGAAGGTTGCGTTTCACTGATCCCCAAGGTTTTCTGTTTTCTAATGTGGTTTTGGCAGAGTTATTTGCACAGTTCGGATCATAG
- the dapF gene encoding diaminopimelate epimerase: MAIEFTKYQGLGNDFILIDNRASSLPVLTPEQAIAWCDRHFGIGADGVIFALTGESGADYTMRIFNSDGSEPEMCGNGIRCLAVFLAELEGESRNKNLYRIQTLAGVITTELMSDGQVKVDMGLPKLLAGEIPTTLTPAAEKVINQPLAVAGKSWDVTCVSMGNPHCITFVEDVAAIPLEIIGPQFEHHPAFPQRINTEFMQVVRPDYLKMRVWERGAGITLACGTGACAALVAGVLTGKSDRTATIELPGGSLQIEWSEIDQRLYMTGPATKVFTGSL; the protein is encoded by the coding sequence ATGGCAATTGAATTTACTAAGTATCAAGGTCTAGGCAACGACTTTATTCTCATTGATAATCGGGCGTCATCCTTACCTGTATTGACTCCTGAGCAAGCGATCGCCTGGTGCGATCGCCATTTTGGTATCGGTGCTGATGGTGTAATTTTTGCCCTTACCGGTGAAAGTGGTGCTGATTACACTATGCGAATTTTTAATTCCGATGGTTCAGAACCAGAAATGTGTGGTAACGGTATTCGCTGTTTAGCTGTGTTTTTAGCAGAGTTGGAGGGTGAATCGAGAAATAAAAACCTGTATCGCATTCAAACCCTGGCGGGAGTAATTACAACCGAATTGATGTCCGACGGTCAAGTCAAGGTGGATATGGGTTTACCGAAATTACTCGCTGGCGAAATTCCCACCACCTTGACACCCGCAGCCGAGAAAGTGATTAATCAACCCCTAGCAGTAGCAGGGAAATCTTGGGATGTCACCTGTGTCAGCATGGGAAATCCCCACTGCATCACCTTTGTGGAAGACGTCGCCGCTATCCCCCTGGAAATTATCGGCCCGCAATTTGAGCATCACCCAGCCTTTCCCCAACGCATAAATACTGAATTTATGCAAGTAGTCCGCCCTGATTATTTAAAAATGCGGGTTTGGGAACGGGGCGCAGGAATCACCTTAGCTTGCGGTACCGGCGCTTGTGCGGCGTTAGTGGCTGGCGTATTGACAGGTAAGAGCGATCGCACCGCGACTATAGAATTACCAGGGGGTTCCTTGCAAATCGAATGGTCAGAAATTGACCAACGCCTTTACATGACTGGCCCAGCGACAAAGGTATTCACAGGTAGTTTATAG
- a CDS encoding Hfq-related RNA-binding protein, with protein MLTTEFDTSLPSIRQVQNLIKQTAIVEFKLLTGDLLTGRVIWQDPNCVCVVDESNQQTTVWKQAIAYIKVRG; from the coding sequence ATGCTGACAACTGAATTTGATACTTCGCTTCCCAGCATTCGCCAAGTGCAAAATCTGATTAAACAAACTGCAATAGTGGAATTTAAACTGTTAACAGGCGATTTGCTTACAGGTAGGGTGATTTGGCAAGATCCAAACTGTGTATGTGTTGTGGATGAGAGCAATCAGCAAACCACAGTTTGGAAACAAGCGATCGCCTACATTAAAGTTAGAGGTTAG
- a CDS encoding cation:proton antiporter: MQEDFRLIVDLVSVLAVAACGGLLASLVRQPVLLGYLIGGMIVGPAGLGLIKEIIQVETLAQFGVAFLLFALGVEFSFAQLKKVQAIALGGGGLQIALTIAVTVLVCGVTGAWGTLPAKGVFLGSILSLSSTAVVLKCLMERNETETPHGQVMLGILVVQDLALGLMIAVLPALHEPGEAIGVAVLTALLRIGLFAAGAVVAGIWLIPPLLRLLARTESRELFLLGVVALCLGIALLTEYLGLSIEMGAFVAGLMISEVEYADQTLTYVEPLRDIFASLFFAAIGMLIDPVFLWHNLELILGLVAIVFVGKFLIITPLVKLFRYPLKTALIAGLGLAQIGEFSFVLASEGQALGLVSRQIYLLILGTTAVTLVITPFVLRLVPFIFNFAETMPWLQPYLEEEQPRDISEELPSKDHVVVCGYGRVGKNLVKLLQQHQLPVVVIDQSERRIQQLRDANVSYVYGNCVSLHVLETAGVNHAKAMAIALPDPMSTRLCVKRALELCPELNLVVRANQDKDIEVLYQLGGREVVQPEFEASLEMASYLLTDVGLSPAVIQREMQQIRNNHYLALRPDRSASEVSRDLEQATLDLNRRWYPLPSGSPLIGMTLEEADMRYLTGASLMAIRRTNGVEIDYPDNQTKLLEGDRLLVVGADEELAALAEFALGKAVVPGEHSACQWMTVNTDSPVVNKTLTDLDIRQKYDVEVQAMRRDGKFIRSPEGNTELRVGDQILLCGSLSSLNHLQLLFSLNSPLPLG; the protein is encoded by the coding sequence GTGCAAGAAGATTTTCGACTAATTGTTGATTTAGTTTCAGTTCTCGCTGTGGCTGCTTGTGGGGGACTGTTAGCATCGCTGGTACGACAACCAGTTTTGTTGGGTTATCTCATTGGTGGGATGATTGTCGGGCCAGCGGGACTGGGGCTGATCAAAGAAATTATTCAAGTAGAAACTCTCGCCCAGTTTGGGGTAGCTTTTTTGCTCTTTGCATTGGGAGTAGAGTTTTCCTTTGCTCAACTCAAAAAAGTACAAGCGATCGCCCTCGGAGGTGGAGGGCTACAAATTGCGTTGACAATTGCGGTCACAGTTTTGGTGTGTGGCGTCACCGGCGCCTGGGGAACTCTTCCTGCAAAAGGCGTGTTTTTGGGGTCAATTCTGTCCTTATCATCCACAGCCGTTGTCCTCAAATGCTTGATGGAACGCAACGAAACCGAAACACCCCACGGACAGGTGATGCTGGGTATTTTAGTCGTCCAAGACCTAGCATTAGGATTGATGATCGCCGTACTCCCAGCTTTGCATGAACCAGGAGAAGCGATCGGTGTAGCAGTATTAACAGCCTTGTTGCGGATTGGTTTATTTGCTGCAGGTGCAGTAGTTGCGGGAATTTGGCTTATACCCCCCTTGTTGCGGCTTTTAGCTCGAACTGAAAGCCGCGAGCTATTTTTATTAGGTGTAGTAGCATTATGCCTAGGTATTGCCCTATTAACCGAATATTTAGGGCTGTCAATTGAAATGGGGGCCTTTGTCGCCGGCTTAATGATTTCCGAAGTGGAATACGCCGATCAAACCCTGACTTATGTAGAGCCACTGCGGGATATCTTCGCCAGTTTATTTTTTGCCGCCATTGGCATGTTAATTGACCCAGTGTTTCTCTGGCACAACCTAGAATTAATCTTGGGATTGGTGGCGATAGTTTTTGTCGGTAAATTTCTGATTATTACACCCCTAGTCAAGCTGTTCCGCTATCCATTAAAAACAGCCTTGATTGCAGGCTTAGGACTAGCGCAAATTGGGGAATTTTCCTTTGTGCTCGCCAGTGAAGGACAAGCCTTGGGGCTAGTGTCTCGACAGATATATTTATTAATTTTAGGCACCACCGCTGTCACCTTGGTAATTACCCCATTTGTATTGCGGTTAGTGCCATTTATTTTTAATTTTGCTGAAACCATGCCTTGGTTGCAGCCATACTTAGAAGAAGAACAGCCACGGGATATTTCCGAAGAACTACCCTCCAAAGACCACGTAGTCGTTTGTGGTTATGGGCGAGTGGGTAAAAACTTGGTCAAGCTCTTGCAGCAACACCAGTTACCTGTGGTAGTCATTGACCAATCAGAACGGAGAATTCAGCAGCTACGAGACGCCAACGTCTCCTATGTATACGGTAATTGCGTTAGCCTCCACGTGCTCGAAACTGCAGGAGTGAACCACGCCAAAGCCATGGCGATCGCCCTTCCTGATCCGATGAGTACCCGTCTTTGTGTCAAACGCGCCCTGGAACTGTGCCCAGAACTCAATTTAGTCGTACGCGCCAACCAAGATAAAGATATTGAAGTGCTTTATCAACTGGGTGGAAGGGAAGTAGTGCAACCGGAATTTGAAGCCAGCTTAGAAATGGCTAGTTATTTATTAACAGATGTAGGTTTGTCACCCGCCGTCATCCAACGGGAAATGCAGCAAATCCGCAATAATCATTATTTAGCATTAAGACCAGACCGTTCTGCATCGGAAGTTTCCCGCGACTTAGAGCAAGCAACCTTGGATTTAAATCGCCGCTGGTATCCCCTCCCATCCGGTTCGCCCCTAATCGGGATGACTTTAGAAGAAGCAGATATGCGCTACTTAACAGGCGCCAGCTTAATGGCTATACGCCGCACCAACGGTGTAGAAATCGACTATCCAGATAACCAAACCAAATTATTAGAAGGCGATCGCCTTTTAGTCGTAGGGGCTGATGAAGAACTAGCCGCTCTCGCGGAATTTGCTCTAGGTAAAGCGGTTGTTCCTGGAGAACACAGCGCTTGTCAGTGGATGACAGTCAACACCGATTCCCCCGTTGTGAATAAAACCCTCACAGATTTAGATATCCGCCAAAAATATGACGTAGAAGTACAAGCAATGCGACGAGACGGTAAATTTATTCGCTCCCCTGAAGGCAACACAGAATTGCGAGTAGGCGACCAAATATTATTATGCGGCAGCTTATCTAGTCTCAATCATCTGCAACTTTTGTTTTCCCTTAATAGTCCTCTCCCTCTGGGATAA
- a CDS encoding glycosyltransferase, with protein MFQNNKQRIALISVDGDPAIEIGKEEAGGQNVYVRQVGYALAEQGWQVDMFTRRSHPEQAAIIQHNQNCRTIRLKAGPSQFIGRDHLFDYLGEFLGEFQKFQQHQGFQYPIIHTNYWLSSWVGMELKKQQPLIQVHTYHSLGAVKYRSISNIPVIAVQRLAVEKTCLETVDRVIATSPQEQKHMRILVSTKGRMEMIPCGTDIDKFGKIGKTEARKHLGVAADTKMVLYVGRFDQRKGIETLVRAIAKSRLRGQADLQLVIGGGSRPGQSDGMERDRIANIVAELGLKDCTTFPGRLDDTDLLYYYAAADVCVVPSHYEPFGLVAIEAMACRTPVVASNVGGLQFTVVPEVTGLLATPKDEVAFGAAIDRILTNPEWAQQLGETGRQRVEIAFSWHSVASRLAQLYTRLLAENPTVTKSKSQVAA; from the coding sequence ATGTTCCAAAATAACAAGCAACGCATTGCACTGATTTCTGTTGATGGCGACCCAGCTATTGAGATCGGTAAAGAAGAAGCTGGAGGTCAAAACGTTTATGTGCGTCAAGTAGGCTACGCATTAGCTGAACAAGGTTGGCAAGTAGACATGTTTACTCGTCGCTCTCATCCTGAGCAAGCCGCCATTATCCAGCATAATCAAAACTGTCGCACCATTCGCCTCAAGGCTGGGCCATCACAGTTTATCGGACGAGATCATTTATTCGACTACCTCGGTGAATTTCTAGGAGAATTCCAAAAATTTCAACAGCATCAAGGATTTCAATACCCAATCATCCATACCAACTACTGGTTATCATCATGGGTGGGGATGGAATTGAAAAAGCAGCAACCGCTGATTCAAGTGCATACTTACCACTCCTTAGGAGCAGTTAAATACAGAAGTATCAGTAATATTCCTGTAATTGCAGTCCAGAGACTAGCTGTAGAAAAAACTTGTTTAGAGACTGTAGATCGAGTGATTGCAACCAGTCCTCAAGAACAGAAGCACATGCGGATACTTGTTTCCACCAAAGGAAGGATGGAAATGATTCCTTGTGGAACCGATATTGATAAGTTCGGCAAAATTGGCAAGACTGAGGCGAGAAAACATTTAGGTGTAGCAGCGGACACTAAGATGGTACTTTATGTTGGTCGCTTTGACCAGCGCAAAGGAATTGAAACCTTAGTCAGAGCGATCGCTAAATCTCGACTTCGAGGTCAAGCTGACCTGCAACTAGTCATTGGCGGTGGTAGTCGTCCTGGTCAGAGCGACGGCATGGAACGCGATCGCATCGCTAACATCGTTGCCGAACTTGGACTCAAGGATTGTACCACCTTTCCTGGTCGCCTAGACGACACAGACCTGCTCTACTACTACGCCGCCGCTGATGTGTGCGTAGTACCCAGCCACTACGAACCCTTTGGTTTAGTAGCCATTGAGGCGATGGCTTGTAGAACCCCCGTAGTCGCCAGTAACGTAGGCGGATTACAATTTACCGTAGTCCCAGAAGTTACAGGTCTACTGGCAACACCCAAAGATGAAGTAGCTTTTGGTGCAGCAATCGACCGTATTCTCACTAACCCAGAATGGGCGCAACAGTTAGGTGAAACCGGGCGACAAAGGGTAGAAATCGCTTTCAGTTGGCATAGCGTCGCCTCCAGACTCGCCCAATTATACACCCGCCTGTTAGCCGAAAATCCTACAGTAACCAAGAGTAAATCGCAAGTAGCAGCTTAA
- a CDS encoding RnfABCDGE type electron transport complex subunit D — protein sequence MLFQDIRDYQILFLSLFLCLGIGTRDWTLRPELIIVAIATCLLTQGMLSLFRDQGVKALGLRSALITALGLSLLLRADHWTTIAIAAVSAIGSKFVLRVGDKHVFNPANFGIITALLFTADAWVSPGQWGEDWWYGLLFFGTGGMILQRVGRWDTTAAFLGCYSLLEAMRNLWLGWTWDVYLHRLMSGSLILFALFMVTDPRSIPNAPIGRIVWAMCIAILTFILRNYLFVPTAVFWALFMLAPLSILLDLLWLAPEFSWRQKQEEG from the coding sequence ATGTTATTCCAGGATATTCGAGATTATCAAATCCTCTTTCTCTCCTTATTCCTCTGTTTAGGGATTGGGACAAGAGATTGGACATTGCGACCGGAGTTAATTATTGTGGCGATCGCTACTTGTTTATTAACTCAAGGGATGCTGTCTTTGTTTAGGGATCAAGGGGTAAAAGCACTTGGTTTGCGTAGTGCGCTCATTACGGCATTGGGACTCAGTTTACTATTACGGGCTGACCATTGGACAACGATCGCCATAGCTGCAGTTAGTGCGATTGGTAGTAAATTTGTTCTGCGGGTGGGAGATAAGCATGTCTTCAATCCTGCTAATTTTGGCATCATTACCGCTTTACTATTCACTGCTGACGCTTGGGTTTCACCGGGACAGTGGGGTGAAGACTGGTGGTATGGGCTATTGTTTTTCGGGACTGGGGGAATGATTTTACAGCGCGTCGGTCGTTGGGACACGACAGCGGCTTTTTTGGGTTGCTATTCTCTGCTGGAAGCGATGCGTAATCTTTGGTTGGGTTGGACTTGGGATGTTTACCTACACCGATTAATGAGTGGTTCTCTAATTTTATTTGCGCTGTTTATGGTTACTGATCCTCGGTCGATTCCCAACGCACCTATTGGTCGGATTGTTTGGGCAATGTGCATCGCCATTTTAACTTTTATCTTGCGAAATTATTTGTTTGTACCAACTGCAGTTTTCTGGGCGTTATTCATGCTGGCGCCGTTAAGTATTCTGCTGGATTTGCTCTGGTTAGCTCCGGAGTTTTCTTGGCGACAAAAACAGGAGGAGGGATAA
- a CDS encoding DUF2330 domain-containing protein, translating into MKTFRYFVSLVLVLVGVMCFAPTAWAFCGFYVAKADAKLYNKASQVVMVRDGDRTVLTMANDFQGEVKDFAMVVPVPTVLQKEQVRVAESKIIERLDAFSAPRLVEYFDSDPCEPVYQRGGNLQLALPTPSATENRARESADSLGVTVEARFSVGEYDILILSAKESGGLETWLNRNGYKIPRGAKELLKPYIRSSMKFFVAKVNLEKFEQSGYQLLRPLQIAYKSPKFMLPIRLGMINATDEQDLIVYVLSPKGQAEITNYRTVEVPSNANIPIFIKNEFGDFYKSLFQTVYAKEDRKVGFLEYAWDMGSCDPCAAEPLTPAELKQAGVFWLDGAAGDVEQPQNFRRPFPSSNVFITRLHVRYTRNKFPEDLMFQTTSNRESFQGRYILQHPFRGELNCPAGREYKRTLSRRFEQEAQTLAKLTNWNIQDIRQKMKLTVGKLTNSWWDNFIGWLGFRD; encoded by the coding sequence ATGAAAACTTTCAGGTATTTTGTTTCCTTGGTGTTGGTGTTAGTGGGTGTGATGTGCTTCGCACCCACAGCTTGGGCGTTTTGTGGATTTTATGTTGCGAAAGCAGACGCAAAGCTATATAACAAAGCTTCTCAGGTGGTGATGGTGCGAGATGGCGATCGCACTGTGTTAACCATGGCTAATGATTTTCAGGGTGAAGTCAAGGATTTTGCGATGGTAGTGCCTGTACCTACAGTACTGCAAAAAGAGCAAGTCCGCGTTGCCGAATCAAAAATTATCGAGCGTTTGGATGCTTTTAGTGCACCACGATTGGTAGAATATTTCGATTCCGATCCTTGTGAACCAGTTTATCAGCGTGGCGGCAATTTGCAACTCGCTCTACCTACACCCTCAGCTACTGAGAACAGAGCGCGAGAGAGCGCTGATAGTTTAGGTGTAACTGTGGAAGCGCGATTTAGTGTGGGTGAATATGATATTTTGATTCTCAGTGCGAAAGAATCTGGTGGATTAGAAACATGGCTCAACCGCAACGGTTATAAAATTCCCAGAGGAGCAAAAGAACTGCTCAAACCTTACATTCGCTCTTCAATGAAATTCTTTGTTGCTAAAGTCAATCTGGAAAAATTTGAGCAATCTGGTTATCAGCTACTTCGACCTTTACAAATTGCTTATAAGTCACCTAAATTCATGTTACCTATTCGGTTAGGCATGATTAATGCTACCGATGAACAAGATTTAATTGTTTATGTTTTATCACCCAAAGGACAAGCAGAAATCACCAACTACCGCACAGTTGAAGTTCCTTCTAATGCCAATATTCCTATTTTTATCAAGAATGAGTTTGGCGATTTTTATAAATCTTTATTCCAAACAGTTTACGCCAAAGAAGACCGCAAGGTGGGTTTTTTAGAATATGCATGGGATATGGGTAGTTGCGATCCTTGCGCTGCGGAACCGCTAACACCAGCAGAACTGAAACAAGCGGGTGTATTCTGGTTAGATGGTGCTGCTGGTGATGTTGAACAACCCCAAAATTTTCGCCGTCCTTTTCCTAGTAGTAATGTCTTCATTACCCGTCTACATGTGCGCTATACTCGCAATAAATTTCCTGAAGATTTGATGTTTCAAACCACTTCTAATCGTGAATCTTTTCAGGGACGTTACATCTTACAACATCCTTTTAGAGGTGAACTCAATTGTCCAGCCGGTCGAGAATACAAGCGGACTTTATCGAGGCGTTTTGAACAAGAAGCACAAACCCTCGCCAAGCTGACAAATTGGAATATCCAAGACATTCGTCAAAAAATGAAATTGACTGTGGGTAAGTTGACTAACTCTTGGTGGGATAATTTTATTGGTTGGTTAGGGTTTAGAGATTAA
- a CDS encoding ABC transporter permease → MTLSFKDKHNWLPVKRYWELLQVLVTRTLKVRYRGSFLGVYWSLLNPLIMTGLYTAIFGATFASYYNNSIPNYILAAFTGLVVINFFSSSTSQALTSVVNNGALLNKIRLPVSVFPVSMIAANVFQFSVGVLPLLVIITLINSHSIINTLALLFPFIALILVCTGVGFLVSALYVFFRDLPYFYELITFVIWISSPVFYPAAIVPPQVKPFLGLNPLSPIIESLRQITLSGTPPDLSLISGALLSGIIIVAVGWTCFQFWRHQFMDLL, encoded by the coding sequence ATGACGCTCTCGTTCAAAGACAAACACAATTGGCTACCAGTAAAGCGCTACTGGGAATTACTACAAGTTTTGGTGACAAGAACATTGAAGGTGCGCTATCGGGGTTCATTTCTAGGAGTATACTGGTCACTGTTGAACCCACTAATCATGACAGGCTTGTATACTGCCATTTTTGGAGCAACTTTCGCCTCATATTACAATAATTCTATTCCAAATTACATATTGGCAGCTTTTACAGGCTTAGTTGTAATCAATTTCTTCTCATCTTCTACATCCCAAGCTTTAACTAGTGTAGTCAATAACGGTGCACTTTTAAATAAAATTCGCTTACCAGTCAGCGTTTTTCCTGTATCCATGATTGCAGCGAATGTATTTCAGTTTTCAGTCGGAGTATTACCATTACTAGTAATCATCACTTTAATTAACTCCCACAGTATCATCAATACATTAGCGCTACTTTTTCCGTTCATCGCTCTAATTTTAGTCTGCACAGGAGTGGGTTTTTTAGTAAGTGCGTTATACGTTTTTTTTAGAGATTTACCTTACTTTTACGAGCTAATTACTTTTGTCATTTGGATCAGTAGTCCTGTGTTTTATCCAGCCGCTATTGTTCCACCGCAGGTAAAGCCTTTTTTAGGGTTGAATCCATTATCACCAATAATTGAAAGTCTTCGTCAGATCACGCTATCAGGAACACCACCAGATTTGAGTTTAATCAGTGGTGCTTTACTCAGTGGCATAATAATTGTTGCAGTGGGATGGACTTGTTTTCAATTTTGGCGTCATCAATTTATGGATTTGCTTTAA
- a CDS encoding ABC transporter ATP-binding protein has product MEVIRLDQVSLWRRTQEEFSYDLKKTLLSFLEGKYRQPAKKLVLDQINLVIEKGEKIGIIGANGSGKSTILKIISGILQPTSGTVRVRGQIAPLIELGAGFDPEISVMDNILLYGVLLGFSRAEMRLRAQSILEFAELQDYALVPVKGLSSGMVARLGFSIATDVQPDILILDEVLSVGDESFNRKCKQRIDKFWVDEVTVLVVSHSMEFIRESCQKAVWINNGKIKFFGKPVETVEHYLNFVSQS; this is encoded by the coding sequence ATGGAAGTAATTCGCTTGGATCAAGTTTCGTTGTGGCGACGAACACAAGAAGAGTTTTCTTATGATCTAAAGAAGACACTATTATCATTTTTGGAAGGAAAATATCGTCAGCCAGCTAAAAAGTTAGTGTTGGATCAAATAAATTTGGTGATAGAAAAAGGTGAAAAAATAGGTATTATCGGTGCAAATGGCTCAGGTAAATCAACTATACTCAAAATAATTTCTGGTATTTTGCAACCCACTAGCGGAACAGTCAGAGTACGAGGTCAAATTGCACCATTGATTGAACTAGGAGCCGGTTTTGATCCAGAAATTTCAGTGATGGATAATATTCTACTTTATGGAGTTTTGCTAGGTTTTTCTAGAGCAGAGATGCGACTGAGAGCACAATCAATTCTAGAATTTGCCGAGTTGCAAGATTATGCATTAGTCCCAGTCAAGGGTTTATCTTCCGGCATGGTAGCACGTTTAGGATTTTCAATTGCAACTGATGTTCAGCCTGATATTCTCATTTTAGATGAAGTGCTTTCAGTGGGAGATGAAAGCTTTAATAGAAAGTGCAAACAAAGAATTGATAAATTTTGGGTCGATGAAGTGACAGTTTTAGTTGTGTCACATTCTATGGAGTTTATCCGCGAATCGTGTCAAAAAGCCGTCTGGATCAATAATGGAAAAATCAAATTTTTTGGAAAGCCTGTAGAAACAGTGGAACATTATCTAAATTTTGTAAGTCAGTCGTGA